Proteins encoded within one genomic window of Saccharopolyspora pogona:
- a CDS encoding ArsR/SmtB family transcription factor — MGHVVNREVTPAARLDAASAASVAETLQALATPSRLLILSELRQRAMAVGELAEAVGMEQSAVSHQLRLLRSLGLVVGNRSGRSVVYSLYDNHVAQLLDEAVYHIEHLRLGISD; from the coding sequence ATGGGTCACGTAGTCAATCGCGAGGTCACGCCCGCCGCGCGGCTGGACGCGGCGTCAGCGGCCTCGGTCGCCGAGACGCTGCAGGCCCTGGCCACGCCGTCGAGGCTGCTGATACTCAGCGAACTGCGCCAGCGCGCGATGGCGGTGGGCGAACTGGCGGAGGCCGTCGGCATGGAGCAGTCCGCGGTCTCGCACCAGCTGCGGCTGCTGCGCTCGCTCGGGCTGGTCGTCGGCAACCGCTCTGGCCGCAGCGTGGTCTACTCGCTGTACGACAACCACGTCGCCCAACTCCTCGACGAAGCCGTGTACCACATCGAGCACCTGCGCCTCGGCATCTCCGACTGA
- a CDS encoding YnfA family protein: protein MSVLRSVALFVLAAVAEIGGAWLVWQGVREQRGLLWIGAGVIALGIYGFVATFQPDAHFGRILAAYGGVFVAGSLLWGVFVDGFRPDRWDIIGALICLVGVAVIMYAPRSA, encoded by the coding sequence ATGTCCGTGTTGCGTTCCGTGGCTTTGTTCGTGCTGGCCGCCGTTGCCGAGATCGGTGGGGCTTGGCTCGTTTGGCAGGGGGTTCGGGAGCAGCGCGGCCTGCTGTGGATCGGCGCCGGCGTTATCGCGCTCGGCATCTACGGATTCGTCGCCACCTTCCAGCCCGATGCGCACTTCGGGCGGATCCTCGCCGCCTACGGCGGGGTGTTCGTAGCCGGGTCGCTGCTCTGGGGCGTTTTCGTCGACGGATTCCGGCCCGATCGTTGGGACATCATCGGGGCGCTGATCTGCCTGGTCGGCGTCGCCGTGATCATGTACGCGCCTCGTTCGGCCTGA
- a CDS encoding transposase, producing the protein MFRIRRDTFDHAGNRLSKEVVHGVTSLSADLATPAQIAALVRRHWSVENKSHWVRDTVYHEDHQHAYAGTGAQVMATLRNLALGILRLAGITQITRTLQRIAADRTRILPIITTATSTNRL; encoded by the coding sequence GTGTTTCGGATCCGTCGCGACACCTTCGACCACGCCGGCAACCGGCTATCCAAGGAGGTCGTGCACGGCGTCACCAGCCTGTCGGCCGACCTGGCCACCCCCGCCCAGATCGCCGCCCTGGTCCGTCGACACTGGAGCGTGGAGAACAAATCGCACTGGGTCCGCGACACCGTCTACCACGAGGACCACCAACACGCCTACGCAGGCACTGGCGCCCAGGTCATGGCCACCCTCCGCAACCTCGCACTCGGCATACTCCGCCTGGCCGGCATCACCCAAATCACCCGCACCCTACAACGCATCGCCGCCGACAGAACCCGAATCCTCCCCATCATCACCACCGCTACCAGCACAAACCGACTTTGA
- a CDS encoding tyrosine-type recombinase/integrase produces MTSALRSLLRFLFATAAVDRDLAEAVPSVAGWRLSVLPSAASADVLPALLDGCDRTTAVGGRDFAVLLLMARLGLRAKEVAALRLEYVDWRNGEVVVHGKGGRIDRLPLPMDVGAALADYLQRGRRPSRHREIFLRTCGPDAPMARQSVVMVPRCASRRLPGAGRWRVAGRGRPTTAPPQRGHVGDLYEGRHDRAGFGRARLAGDKRPMNRMREAAERYLAIHRSMGYKLKVEGRLLGQFIDFLEQRGTSCLTVKAALEWATLPADADAQWWAARLTVVRGFARFLATLDEHTEIPPTDLLPRSGRDRSTPYLYSAGEITALIRAAKALACPLRAATFEAFIGLMSTTGMRTGEMMGLDREHVDLTGGVVLVEGTKFGKSRLVPLHVTTTERLRRYQRRRDELCRRPSTSGFFVSGAGTRLNHTNTSKTFNRLLRAAAIKVPAGVAKPRLYDLRHSFAVTTLANWYAQGSDVAHLLPALSTYLGHISPATTYWYLHACPQLMTAAAQRLDDSWKEPS; encoded by the coding sequence GTGACCTCGGCACTGCGATCGCTGCTGCGCTTCCTGTTCGCAACCGCGGCCGTTGACCGGGACTTGGCGGAGGCGGTGCCGTCAGTTGCTGGGTGGCGGTTGAGCGTACTTCCATCCGCAGCGAGTGCCGACGTGCTGCCGGCGTTGTTGGACGGTTGCGATCGGACCACGGCCGTCGGGGGCCGGGACTTCGCCGTTTTGCTGTTGATGGCCCGTCTGGGCCTCCGCGCGAAGGAGGTCGCGGCGCTGCGCCTGGAATATGTGGACTGGCGCAACGGCGAGGTGGTGGTCCACGGCAAAGGCGGCCGGATCGACCGACTTCCGCTTCCCATGGACGTCGGGGCCGCGCTGGCCGACTACCTTCAGCGCGGACGACGACCGTCTAGACACCGGGAGATCTTCCTCCGCACCTGTGGCCCGGACGCGCCGATGGCCCGCCAGTCCGTTGTCATGGTGCCCCGCTGCGCCTCGCGCCGCCTGCCAGGTGCTGGCCGGTGGCGGGTCGCTGGCCGAGGTCGCCCAACTACTGCGCCACCACAGCGAGGACACGTCGGCGATCTATACGAAGGTCGACATGACCGCGCTGGCTTCGGTCGTGCGCGCCTGGCCGGAGACAAGCGACCAATGAACCGGATGCGCGAGGCCGCCGAGCGGTATCTGGCGATCCACCGGAGCATGGGCTACAAACTGAAAGTCGAGGGCCGATTGCTCGGCCAGTTCATAGATTTCCTGGAGCAGCGCGGCACTTCCTGCCTGACCGTCAAGGCGGCGCTGGAGTGGGCCACCCTGCCGGCCGACGCCGATGCCCAGTGGTGGGCAGCCCGGCTGACGGTCGTGCGAGGGTTCGCCCGCTTCCTGGCCACGCTGGACGAGCACACCGAGATCCCGCCGACAGACCTGCTTCCCCGTAGTGGCCGGGACCGCAGCACACCCTATCTGTATTCGGCTGGGGAGATCACCGCGCTGATCCGCGCAGCCAAAGCCCTGGCCTGCCCGCTGCGCGCCGCCACGTTTGAGGCTTTCATCGGCCTGATGTCGACCACCGGCATGCGCACCGGCGAGATGATGGGACTGGACCGCGAACACGTGGACCTCACTGGCGGGGTCGTGCTGGTGGAGGGGACCAAGTTCGGCAAGTCCCGCCTGGTCCCGTTGCACGTCACCACCACCGAACGGCTCCGCCGCTACCAGCGGCGGCGCGACGAGCTCTGTCGGCGGCCCTCGACCTCGGGGTTCTTCGTTTCCGGGGCCGGCACCCGACTCAACCACACCAACACCAGCAAGACGTTCAACCGCCTGCTGCGGGCCGCCGCCATCAAGGTTCCGGCTGGCGTGGCCAAGCCGCGCCTCTATGACCTGCGGCATTCCTTCGCGGTCACCACTTTGGCCAACTGGTACGCCCAGGGCTCCGACGTCGCCCACCTGCTGCCGGCACTGTCCACCTACCTGGGGCACATCAGCCCGGCGACGACTTACTGGTACCTGCACGCCTGCCCGCAACTGATGACCGCTGCGGCCCAACGGCTCGACGACTCGTGGAAGGAGCCATCGTGA
- a CDS encoding transposase, with translation MKGRKRHIATDVLGLLLVVIVTAASVQDSAGGKQVLDHLAARHPSVSPAWVDGGYNNAVIRHGAQRDIQVEVVKRPDIKGFHVLPRRWVVERSLGWLMQYRRLVRDYEALPRRSRSMILWAMTNKMSRSLTGESTQTWRNDPPKTVISA, from the coding sequence ATCAAGGGCAGGAAGCGGCACATCGCCACCGATGTGTTGGGACTGCTGCTTGTTGTGATCGTCACTGCGGCGTCGGTGCAGGATTCCGCTGGCGGGAAACAAGTTCTGGATCATCTGGCCGCCAGGCATCCGAGCGTGTCGCCGGCCTGGGTGGATGGTGGCTACAACAACGCGGTCATCCGCCATGGCGCGCAACGGGATATCCAGGTGGAGGTCGTCAAACGCCCTGATATCAAAGGATTCCACGTGTTGCCTCGTCGGTGGGTAGTGGAGCGCAGTCTGGGCTGGCTGATGCAGTACCGCCGACTGGTACGCGACTATGAAGCCCTGCCCCGGCGATCCCGCTCGATGATCCTATGGGCGATGACCAACAAAATGAGCCGCTCACTGACCGGTGAATCCACCCAAACCTGGCGAAACGATCCACCTAAAACGGTCATATCCGCCTAA
- a CDS encoding ISAs1 family transposase: MIAQRRIPHDTNEITQVAALLKDVDLTNVVVTGDAAHAQHATAAHIVCERGGAYALTVKGNQPALLAAITTVLPPAKPGSEHHVEIDRSNGKIVRRAIWAAPADGIEFPGAAQVFRIRRDTFDHAGNRLSKEVVHGVTSLSADLATPAQIAALVRRHWSVENKSHWVRDTVYHEDHQHAYAGTGAQVMATLRNLALGILRLAGITQITRTLQRIAADRTRILPIITTATSTNRL; encoded by the coding sequence GTGATCGCACAGCGGCGTATCCCCCATGACACCAACGAGATCACGCAAGTGGCCGCGCTGCTCAAAGACGTTGACCTGACCAATGTGGTGGTCACCGGGGATGCCGCGCATGCCCAGCACGCCACCGCGGCCCACATCGTCTGTGAGCGAGGTGGTGCCTACGCCCTCACCGTGAAAGGCAACCAGCCCGCGCTGCTCGCGGCGATCACCACCGTTTTGCCACCCGCCAAGCCGGGCAGCGAGCACCACGTCGAGATCGACCGCAGCAACGGCAAGATCGTCCGGCGCGCGATCTGGGCCGCTCCCGCCGACGGGATCGAGTTTCCTGGTGCGGCACAAGTGTTTCGGATCCGTCGCGACACCTTCGACCACGCCGGCAACCGGCTATCCAAGGAGGTCGTGCACGGCGTCACCAGCCTGTCGGCCGACCTGGCCACCCCCGCCCAGATCGCCGCCCTGGTCCGTCGACACTGGAGCGTGGAGAACAAATCGCACTGGGTCCGCGACACCGTCTACCACGAGGACCACCAACACGCCTACGCAGGCACTGGCGCACAGGTCATGGCCACCCTCCGCAACCTCGCACTCGGCATACTCCGCCTGGCCGGCATCACCCAAATCACCCGCACCCTACAACGCATCGCCGCCGACAGAACCCGAATCCTCCCCATCATCACCACCGCTACCAGCACAAACCGACTTTGA
- a CDS encoding transposase family protein, whose amino-acid sequence MLAVAERPDPLLEAGLSAVGLLVELLAGVPDPRDPRGVRHTIGAVLSVMVFAVLAGARNFREIADQAVDLPVLLAAAGCRLHPVTGRYVVPSEPTMRRLAHDIDADAADARVCQWMREQAMAAAFARRADGSSGSGEGADAGVVAVAMDGKVVRNTIAPSRAEGSEIKLFSALLHERRS is encoded by the coding sequence GTGTTAGCCGTTGCTGAGCGGCCGGATCCGCTGCTGGAGGCCGGTTTGTCCGCGGTTGGGTTGCTGGTTGAGCTGCTTGCTGGTGTGCCTGATCCGCGTGATCCGCGGGGTGTTCGGCACACGATTGGTGCGGTGCTGTCGGTGATGGTGTTCGCGGTGTTGGCCGGTGCCCGCAACTTTCGGGAGATCGCTGATCAGGCAGTGGATCTGCCAGTGTTGTTGGCGGCCGCCGGGTGCCGCCTGCATCCGGTGACCGGTCGGTATGTAGTGCCCAGCGAGCCGACGATGCGTCGGCTGGCCCACGATATCGACGCCGACGCCGCCGATGCACGGGTATGTCAATGGATGCGGGAGCAGGCTATGGCGGCAGCGTTTGCCCGTCGGGCGGACGGCTCCAGCGGCTCCGGTGAGGGCGCTGATGCGGGGGTGGTTGCGGTGGCCATGGACGGCAAGGTCGTGCGGAACACCATCGCTCCTAGCCGTGCCGAGGGTAGCGAGATCAAGCTGTTCTCCGCGTTGCTGCACGAGAGGCGGTCGTGA
- a CDS encoding RapZ C-terminal domain-containing protein — translation MVPNPWHRPELHNLSGLDKPVQDWVFAQEDVQSWFEDLFNVLGPIVTAAEKQGNPLVTVALGCQGGYDPGERQSR, via the coding sequence GTGGTTCCTAATCCGTGGCATCGTCCAGAACTGCACAACTTGTCCGGGCTGGACAAGCCGGTGCAGGACTGGGTGTTTGCGCAGGAGGATGTGCAGAGTTGGTTTGAAGACCTGTTCAATGTCCTCGGTCCGATAGTCACCGCCGCTGAGAAACAAGGCAATCCGTTGGTCACCGTCGCGCTAGGGTGCCAAGGAGGTTACGACCCAGGAGAGCGTCAAAGTCGGTGA
- a CDS encoding DUF397 domain-containing protein, with protein sequence MSPTPLWRKSSRSAQAGNCVEVATNMMDTALVRDSKLGDSSPTMVLSRKVFAGFIGSIRSGRFDG encoded by the coding sequence GTGAGCCCGACACCCTTATGGCGCAAATCCAGCCGCAGTGCTCAGGCAGGCAACTGCGTTGAGGTCGCCACGAACATGATGGATACCGCCCTGGTCCGTGACAGCAAGCTCGGCGATTCGTCTCCGACCATGGTCTTGTCTCGAAAGGTGTTCGCGGGGTTCATCGGCAGCATCAGGTCCGGTCGGTTCGACGGCTGA
- a CDS encoding formate--tetrahydrofolate ligase, with protein MSIASDLDISRATALLPLEDVAAQLGIGAHLLEPYGRSAAKISLDALDELPERPTARYVVVSAITPTPLGEGKTTTTVGLGQALRHLGKRSAVAIRQPSMGPTFGIKGGAAGGGYSQVVPMEALNLHLTGDMHAVTAAHNLLAAMLENHLHRGNSLGIDPHQITWRRVLDVNDRDLRNIVTGLGGRLDGTPRQTGFDITAASEVMAVLALSTSLQDMRRRLGRMVVGYTRDGEPVSAEQLRAAGAMAVIMREAIKPNLMQTTENTPVLVHAGPFGNIAHGNSSVVADRIASRCADYVVTEAGFGADMGAERFFNIKCRTSGLRPDAAVLVATVRALKAHSGRYKVVAGKPLPAAMLAENPDDVLAGAANLRKQIDNIRLHGVSPVVAINAFPTDYSSEHEAIRQVAEAEGARVAVSNHFLEGGKGALELAEAVVAAAEEPAAFQLLYPDSADLRAKIETIATKVYGAAGVSYLPAAARALDSYEANGFGNLPVCIAKTHLSLSSDPTLLGAPTGWTLPVREVRASVGAGFIYPICGEMRTMPGLGSHPAAESIDIDAHGQIIGLS; from the coding sequence ATGAGCATCGCGTCCGATTTGGACATTTCGCGCGCCACCGCGCTCCTGCCGCTGGAGGACGTCGCAGCGCAGCTGGGCATCGGCGCGCACCTGCTCGAACCGTACGGGCGCAGCGCCGCGAAGATCTCGCTGGACGCGCTCGACGAGCTGCCCGAGCGGCCGACCGCCCGCTACGTCGTGGTCTCGGCGATCACACCCACCCCGCTGGGCGAAGGCAAGACGACCACGACGGTGGGACTCGGCCAAGCCCTGCGGCACCTCGGCAAGCGGTCCGCGGTGGCGATCCGGCAGCCGTCGATGGGCCCGACGTTCGGCATCAAGGGCGGCGCCGCCGGCGGCGGGTACAGCCAGGTGGTGCCGATGGAGGCGCTGAACCTGCACCTCACCGGCGACATGCACGCGGTCACGGCGGCGCACAACCTGCTGGCCGCGATGCTGGAAAACCACCTGCACCGGGGGAATTCGCTGGGCATCGACCCGCACCAGATCACCTGGCGGCGGGTGCTGGACGTCAACGACCGCGACCTGCGCAACATCGTCACCGGCCTCGGCGGTCGGCTCGACGGCACGCCGCGGCAGACCGGGTTCGACATCACCGCGGCCAGCGAGGTGATGGCGGTGCTGGCGCTTTCCACGTCGCTGCAGGACATGCGGCGGCGGCTGGGCCGGATGGTGGTCGGCTACACCCGCGACGGCGAGCCGGTCAGCGCCGAGCAGCTGCGGGCGGCCGGGGCGATGGCGGTGATCATGCGCGAGGCGATCAAGCCGAACCTGATGCAGACCACCGAGAACACGCCGGTGCTGGTGCACGCGGGACCGTTCGGCAACATCGCGCACGGCAACTCGTCGGTGGTGGCCGACCGCATCGCCAGCCGGTGCGCGGACTACGTGGTCACCGAGGCCGGGTTCGGGGCCGACATGGGCGCGGAGCGGTTCTTCAACATCAAGTGCCGCACCTCCGGCCTGCGCCCGGACGCGGCGGTGCTGGTGGCGACGGTGCGCGCGCTGAAGGCGCACTCCGGCCGGTACAAGGTGGTGGCGGGCAAGCCGCTGCCTGCGGCGATGCTGGCCGAGAACCCCGACGACGTGCTGGCCGGGGCGGCGAACCTCCGCAAGCAGATCGACAACATCCGGCTGCACGGGGTGTCTCCGGTGGTCGCGATCAACGCGTTCCCGACCGACTACTCCAGCGAGCACGAGGCGATCCGCCAGGTCGCCGAGGCAGAAGGCGCGCGCGTCGCGGTCAGCAACCACTTCCTGGAGGGCGGCAAGGGCGCGCTGGAGCTGGCCGAAGCGGTGGTGGCGGCGGCCGAGGAACCGGCCGCGTTCCAGCTGCTCTACCCGGATTCGGCGGACCTGCGGGCGAAGATCGAAACCATCGCGACCAAGGTGTACGGCGCGGCAGGGGTGTCGTACCTGCCGGCGGCGGCCCGCGCCCTGGACAGCTACGAGGCCAACGGCTTCGGGAACCTCCCGGTGTGCATCGCCAAGACCCACCTGTCGCTGAGCTCGGACCCGACCCTGCTCGGCGCCCCGACGGGCTGGACCCTCCCGGTCCGGGAAGTCCGGGCCTCGGTAGGAGCGGGCTTCATCTACCCGATCTGCGGGGAGATGCGCACGATGCCGGGCCTCGGCTCCCACCCGGCAGCGGAATCCATCGACATCGACGCCCACGGCCAGATCATCGGCCTCAGCTGA
- a CDS encoding methylenetetrahydrofolate reductase → MNANAEQLEQYLMNARFEVLPLRGAVEQAEQLPPGTTVTITSSPTKGTEATLDVAAQLLGRGLHAVPHLAARLIADTAHLTTLLDRVDALGLSEVFVVAGDSPQPRGEFPDALALLRAMDELGRRPARVGITGYPERHAFISDASTIRAMTEKSRYADYVVSQICYDPHTVASWVKDVRARGLALPIYIGVPGVVDARRLLRISLKIGLGDSMRFLRKQHGVVSKLLTRYTPEELFDGLSPYLVDTTCGIAGWHFFTFNEIAKTVQWRHDLVARLREVPA, encoded by the coding sequence ATGAACGCCAACGCCGAGCAACTGGAGCAGTACCTGATGAACGCCAGGTTCGAGGTGCTGCCGCTGCGCGGCGCGGTCGAGCAGGCCGAACAGCTGCCGCCAGGGACGACCGTGACCATCACGTCGTCGCCGACGAAGGGCACCGAGGCGACGCTGGACGTCGCCGCCCAGCTGCTGGGCCGCGGCCTGCACGCGGTGCCGCACCTGGCCGCCCGGCTGATCGCCGACACCGCGCACCTGACGACGCTGCTGGATCGCGTGGACGCGTTGGGGTTGTCCGAGGTCTTCGTGGTGGCCGGGGATTCCCCCCAGCCCCGCGGCGAATTCCCGGACGCGTTGGCGCTGCTTCGCGCGATGGACGAGCTGGGGCGGCGGCCCGCACGAGTGGGCATCACCGGTTATCCCGAGCGGCACGCGTTCATCTCCGACGCCTCGACCATCCGCGCGATGACCGAGAAGTCCCGCTACGCCGACTACGTCGTCTCGCAGATCTGCTACGACCCGCACACCGTTGCGTCCTGGGTGAAGGACGTGCGCGCCCGCGGCCTGGCGCTGCCGATCTACATCGGGGTGCCGGGCGTGGTGGACGCGCGCAGGCTGCTGCGGATCTCGCTGAAGATCGGGCTGGGCGACTCGATGCGCTTCCTGCGCAAGCAGCACGGCGTGGTGTCGAAGCTGCTCACCCGCTACACGCCGGAGGAGCTGTTCGACGGGCTGTCCCCCTACCTCGTCGACACCACCTGCGGCATCGCTGGCTGGCACTTCTTCACCTTCAATGAGATCGCGAAGACGGTGCAATGGCGCCACGACCTGGTCGCCAGACTCCGGGAGGTCCCAGCATGA
- a CDS encoding glycine cleavage T C-terminal barrel domain-containing protein has translation MSINPNPGVLLYPRLRKSPFFYASRRHGVGLYSVYNHTYHARHYGDPIGEYWALLEGVTLWDVGVERQVEITGPDAFEFTNMLVPRDLTKCKVGQCKYVFVTAEDGGIINDPVLLRLGENHFWLSLADSDVLLWAKGLAHNLGMDVQIREPDVGPVQVQGPKSRDVMVDLFGESILDVPYYYAVDRELDGMQVVVSRTGYTAELGYEIYLHNAGRDGVKLWDTIWEAGKPHDLKVIGPCHIRRIEAGILSWGCDITYDTNPFEVGYGFETTWMVDLDQEADFIGKAALRRIKSEGISRKLVGVEIGGPSVGSFNDGEMIDTFAVHDPHGLRIGEVTSACYSPRLERNIGYAMVPIAYHELGTELVVDTQHGPQEAVVVEKPFLDPTKDIPKRLIRATA, from the coding sequence ATGAGCATCAACCCGAACCCCGGCGTCCTGCTCTACCCGCGCCTGCGCAAGTCGCCGTTCTTCTACGCGTCGCGGCGGCACGGCGTCGGCCTCTACAGCGTGTACAACCACACCTACCACGCCCGCCACTACGGCGACCCGATCGGCGAGTACTGGGCGCTGCTGGAAGGCGTGACGTTGTGGGACGTCGGCGTGGAGCGCCAGGTGGAGATCACCGGACCCGACGCGTTCGAGTTCACCAACATGCTGGTGCCCCGCGACCTGACCAAATGCAAGGTCGGGCAGTGCAAGTACGTGTTCGTCACGGCGGAGGACGGCGGCATCATCAACGACCCGGTGCTGCTGCGGCTCGGCGAGAACCACTTCTGGCTGTCGCTGGCCGACAGCGACGTGCTGCTGTGGGCGAAGGGCCTGGCGCACAACCTCGGGATGGACGTGCAGATCCGGGAACCGGACGTCGGACCCGTGCAGGTCCAGGGGCCGAAGTCGCGGGACGTGATGGTCGACCTGTTCGGCGAGTCCATCCTGGACGTGCCCTACTACTACGCCGTCGACCGCGAGCTGGACGGCATGCAGGTGGTGGTGTCGCGCACCGGCTACACCGCCGAACTCGGCTACGAGATCTACCTGCACAACGCCGGCCGCGACGGCGTGAAGCTGTGGGACACCATCTGGGAGGCCGGGAAACCGCACGACCTCAAGGTGATCGGGCCCTGCCACATCCGGCGCATCGAGGCCGGCATCCTGTCCTGGGGCTGCGACATCACCTACGACACCAACCCGTTCGAGGTGGGCTACGGCTTCGAGACGACCTGGATGGTCGACCTGGACCAGGAGGCCGACTTCATCGGCAAGGCGGCCCTGCGGCGGATCAAGAGCGAGGGCATCAGCCGCAAGCTGGTCGGCGTGGAGATCGGCGGCCCGAGCGTGGGCTCGTTCAACGACGGCGAGATGATCGACACCTTCGCCGTGCACGACCCACACGGCCTGCGCATCGGCGAGGTCACCTCGGCCTGCTACTCGCCGCGGCTGGAGCGCAACATCGGCTACGCGATGGTGCCGATCGCCTACCACGAGCTGGGCACGGAACTGGTGGTGGACACCCAGCACGGCCCGCAGGAAGCGGTGGTCGTGGAGAAGCCGTTCCTGGACCCCACCAAGGACATCCCGAAACGACTGATCCGCGCGACGGCGTGA